A stretch of DNA from Nocardioides sp. Arc9.136:
GACGGCGACCGCAGCACCCCGGTGATCGTGGGCGTGACGGTGGACTCCGAGGGCGACTACTTCGTCCACTACGAGGCCACCACCGGGGCCACCGGCTGACCCGCTGGGCCCCACCCGGCCCGCCCTGTCGGCCGATCTGCACAGGATCTGCACACGTCGTCCCCTGCTCCCGGCGCCCCGCGCTCCTACGCTCGCGGTCATGAGCAGCGCACGCCGTCGCGTCCTCGTCGTCGAGGACGACCCGGTGATCAACCAGGCCCTCGCCGACCGGCTGACCGCGGAGGGGTACGACGTGGTCCGGGCCGTCGACGGGCCCGGCGGCGTGGCGGCGTACGCCGAGCACGCGCCCGACCTGGTCGTGCTCGACCTGATGCTGCCCGGGTTCGACGGCCACGAGGTGTGCCGGCGGATCCAGGCCGACCGGCCGGTGCCGGTGCTGATGCTCACCGCGCGTGCGGAGGAGGCCGACGTCCTCGTGGGGCTGGCGGTCGGGGCCGACGACTACCTGACCAAGCCGTTCCGGATGCGCGAGCTGGTCGCCCGGGTGGCCGCCCTGCTGCGCCGCGTCGAGCGGGCCGGTGAGCTGGCGGGCCGTCGGGCCCTCGAGGTGGGGGACCTGCGGGTCGACGCACCGGCCCGGCGGGTGTGGCGCGGGCAGGAGGAGGTGCGGCTGACGCCGACCGAGTTCGACCTGCTCCTGTGCCTGGCGGCGACGCCCGGCGCGGTCGTCACCCGCGAGCGCCTCCTGGCGGAGGTGTGGGGCTGGGGCGGTGCGTCCGGGACGCGGACGGTCGACAGCCACGTCAAGGGGCTGCGGGCGAAGATCGGGGCGGACCGGGTCCGGACCGTGCACGGCGTCGGGTACGCCCTCGAGACCGCCCCGGATGGTGCGTCGTGACGCCGCAGCCGCTCGCGCCGGTCGGCTCGATCAAGGTCAAGCTCGGCCTGCTGGTCGCGGCCAGCGTGCTGGTCGCGGCGACGGTCGCCACGCTGGGCCGGGCCGCGGGCGTGCCGGCCTGGCTGGGCATCCCGGTCACCGTCGCCCTCGCGCTCGCGGTGACCCAGCTGCTCGCGGTCGGCATGACCTCGCCGCTGCGGCAGATGACGGCGGCCGCGCGGCGGATGGCGACCGGCGACCACGCCGTGCGGGTGGCGGAGACCTCGCGCGACGAGGTGGGCGAGCTGGCGCGGGCGTTCAACACGATGGCCCGCGAGCTCGCCAGCGTCGACCGGCAGCGCCGGGAGCTCGTGGCGAACGTCAGCCACGAGCTGCGGACGCCGCTGACCGGCCTGCGGGCGGTGCTGGAGAACCTCGTCGACGGCGTCGGTCCCGCCGATCCCGCGGCGCTCCAGGCGGCGCTGGACCAGGCCGAGCGCACCAGCGGCCTGGTCGAGGACCTCCTCGACCTCGCCCGGGTGGACGCCGGCCGCGCCCCGCTCACCCCCCAGCCGGTCCGGCTCGCAGGGCTGTTGGCCGACGCCGTCGCGGAGGCGAAGGTGCTCGGCCGCCCGGTGTCGTACGACGTGCGCGTCGAGCCGGCGGACCTGGTCGTCGCCGCCGACCCGGCGCGGTTGCGCCAGCTCGTGGCGAACCTGCTCGACAACGCCTCGCGTCACAGTCCCGCGGGGGCGAAGGTGCGGGTGAGCGGCGTGCAGGCGGGGGAGCGCTACCTGCTGGAGGTCGCCGACGAGGGACCGGGCGTGCCGACGACGGACCGCGAGCGGGTCTTCGAGCGGTTCGGCACCCTCGGTGGTGCCGGCGACGGCACCGGCGGCACGGGCCTCGGGCTCGCGATCGCCCGGTGGGTGAGCGACCTGCACGGCGGGACGATCGGGTTCGTCGACCCCGAGGCGGACAGGAGCGGCGCCCGGGTGCGGGTCGACCTGCCGCTGGCGCCGCGGGAGCGGGTGACCGTCACGGCTCCCTCCTCCCCGGCGCCGGGTGGCGAGCCCCCCGAGCAGCCGGCCGAGGAGCCGGCCGAGGAGCCGGCCGAGGAGCCGGCCGAGGGGCCGGACCCGGCTGACCGACCGGTGGCCCCGCCCGGCCTGCTCGACGAGCTCTTCGCGGGGTTCTGGCCGGCCCGCGCCGTGCCGCCGCGGGTCGGGCTGCTCGCCGGCGCGGTCGCCACCGGTGTGCTGGCGGCGGCGCTGCTGCCCGACCGCGGCTTGGGCCTCGGGACGTTCCTCGTGCTGCTCGCCGCCGGCGGGGTGCTGGTGGCCGCGAGCCCGCACCGCCGCGAGCCCTGGACGGCGGCCTGCGCCGCGCTGTCCCTCCTGCTGGCCGCGACCGCGCTGCTGCGCGACGCGGAGTGGCTCGTCGTGCTCTGCCTGCTCGCCGGGGTGGCCACGGCGCTGTGCGGGGCCACGCGGGCCCGCACCGCGGCCGGGATCGTGCTCTCGGGCCTGGCCTGGCCGCTGGCCGGCCTGCGCGGGCTGCCCTGGCTGGGCCGCACGGTCGGGACCCTCACCGGGCTCGGCCGGGGCGCCGCCGTGCTGCGCACCGTCGTGTGGTCGGTGCTCGGCCTGGTGGTGTTCGGCGCGCTGCTCGTCTCCGCCGACGCCCTGCTCGCGCGGTGGGCCGACGCGGTGGTGCCCGACCTGACCTCCGACCTGCTGGTGGCGCGGGTCTTCCTCACGGTGGCGGTCGGCGGCGTCGTGCTGGCCGCGGCGTACCTCGCCCTCGACCCCCCGCGTGTCGACCGCACCGAGCGCGGCCCGCGCCCGGTCGCGCGCCGGTTCGAGTGGCTGGCTCCGGTCCTGGTCGTCATCGGCGTCTTCGCGGTGTTCCTCGCCGCGCAGGCGACCGTCGTCCTCGCCGGGCACGACCACCTGCGGCGGACGACGGGGCTGACCTACGCGGAGTACGTCCACCAGGGGTTCGGCCAGCTGACCGTCGCCACCGCGCTCACCCTCCTGGTGGTGTGGGCCGCCGCCCGGAAGGCGCCCCGGGCGACCCCCGCCGACCGGGCGTGGCTGCGCGGGGCCCTCGGCCTGCTCTGCCTGGAGACCCTGGTCGTGGTCGCCTCCGCGCTGTACCGGATGCACCTCTACCAGGAGGCCTACGGCTTCACCCGCCTGCGCCTGCTCGTCGACGTCGTCGAGGGCTGGCTGGGGCTGCTCGTGCTCGCGGTGCTCCTCGCCTGCCTGGTCGGCCGGCGGACGACCTGGTTCCCGCGGTTCGCGCTCGTCAGCGGCGTCGTCGCGCTGCTCGGCCTGGCCGCGGTCAACCCCGACGCCTGGGTGGCCGAGCACAACCTCGAGCGGTACGCCGACACCGGCCGCCTCGACCCGGCCTACCTGCAGGGGCTCTCCGACGACGCGGTGCCCGCGCTGGTCGACCGCTCCGCGGACCTGCCCGACGACCTGCGCGCGGGCGTGCTGGCCGGCCGCGAGCGGACCGGGCAGGACGGCGACGTGTGGGAGTGGAACCTCGGGCGGTCGCGCGCGGACGACGCGCTGGCCGGCGCGACCCTCACCGAGCCGGCCGCGGGGTGCGCGTCCCGGACGACGGTGGACTAGCGGGCCGGCCCGGCTGAGGGCCGGCCCAGGACCGGCTCAGGACCGGCTCTTGCGGGTCTCCTTGCGGTTCGCCTTCTTGATCGCCTCGACCAGCTCGTCCTTCTTCATCGTCGAGCGGCCGGAGATGTCGAGCTTCTTCGCGAGGTCCATCAGGTGCTTCTTGCTGGCGTTGGCGTCGACGCCCTCGGCGGTCCCCCCGCCCTCGCGCGCGGAGCCGCCGGACTTGCTCGCCTGCTTGTCGGACGGGCCCTTCCCGTCCTTGGCCTCCCAGTGGTCGCCGACCTTCTCGAAGGAGTGCTTGAGCGCGGCGAACGCGGTGCGGTGCGCGCGCTCGCCCTCGCCGTACTCGTCGACAGCGCTGTCGTGGGCCTTGGACCAGGTGCGCTGGGCCTTCTTCGGCGAGCGCTGGATGGTCGAGGGCAGCTCTTCCTTGGCGGGCATCGTGGCCTCCTGGACGCATCGGACGGTGGTGTGCGGTCCTGGTACCCACCGGTAGGCACGCCGATCCCGCACGCGGGGTGACCGCGCGCTACAGTGGACGGGCCGGTCCGCGACGTACCTCCGCCGTCGTCGCAGGACCGGAGCCGCGGCCACCGACCGGTGGTCGCCAGATCCACACCGCGTGCGGACGTCTGCCTCGCCAGTCGTCGCCTCGCCCCCGCAGCAGCGGCCGGCAGCGCGTGCGGTGTCGGTGTCCCGCCGTGCTTGTGCACGGCACCGGGAGGAGAAGGCTTTGGCTCGAGGAGGCCAGCGCCGGACCGGCGCGCCCCGCAACGCCCCGCGCCGCCGCGCACGGGAGCTCGACAACGAGGGACTAATCCCGGTCCTCGCCCGCGCCGTGCGCGAGGTCGAGGCCAGTGCCCAGCGCGGCACGGTCAGCCCGTCGGCGCGCACGAAGTTCCAGGTCGTCGCCCTGCTCGCCCGCGAGGAGCGCTCGCGCGTCAAGGCCGACACCGAGCAGACCGAGGCCCAGAAGGCCGAGCAGCTCAAGCGGCTCGACGGCATCGGCACGATCCTGGCCAAGACCACCGCCCGCGACACCTCGCTGCTCTCGCTGCTGGCCGAGGACGCGCAGGTCTCCGACTCCGCCCACGAGCTGAAGCTGCGGATGCTCCGCGCCGCCGGGATGGAGCCGGACCCCGAGCCCGAGCCCGAGGCCGAGGAGGCGCTGGTCGGCACACCGGTCACCGAGCGCCGCGTCGTGCCGCAGTCGGTCATCGCCCGCCAGCTCGCCAACCCGTTCCTGGCCCCCGACTTCAGCGTCGCCGAGGCCCGTGCCAGCCACCCCCGCCGGCTGGCGACCTGGGAGCTGCTCGGCCCGCTCTTCCGCTCCTTCGAGTACGGCGGCGCCGGGGCCGTGTCCTGCATGCCGCTCCCGGACCCCGAGGAGGTCAAGGTCCCGGGTGACCGCGAGCTGATGCCGCACCAGGCGCAGCTGGTGGCCGCGGCCGCGAAGGGACACCGCACCTTCCTGCTCGCCGACGAGCCCGGCCTGGGCAAGACCGCGCAGGCCCTGCTGGCCGCGCAGGCCGCCGAGGCGTTCCCGCTGCTGGTCGTCGTGCCGAACGTCGTGAAGACCAACTGGGCCCGCGAGGCCGGTCTGTGGGTGCCCAACCGCCCCGTGACCGTCATCCACGGCGACGGCGCGAACGTCGACGGCTTCGCCGACATCGTGGTCGTCAACTACGAGGTGCTCGACCGCCACGTCGGCTGGCTCGGGGACTTCGGCTTCCGCGGGATGGTCGTCGACGAGGCGCACTTCATCAAGAACAAGACCTCCCAGCGCTCCCAGCACGTGCTGCAGCTCTCCGACCGGATCCGCCAGCGCATCGGCCGGCCGCTGATGATGGCGCTGACCGGCACGCCGCTGATCAACGACATCGAGGACTTCCGCGCGATCTGGCAGTTCCTCGGCTGGATCGACGACAAGCGCCCGCTGGGCCGGCTCATGGACGCCCTCGAGGACACCGGTCTGACCCCGGCCGACCCGCCGTTCTACCCCGCGGCGCGCCGCTGCGTCATCGACATGGGCATCGTGCGCCGCCGCAAGGTCGACGTCGCCGCCGACATCCCCGCCCGCCGGGTCGCCGACCTCCCGGTCGAGCTGGACGACGAGGCCGGCCGCTCCATCCGCGCCGCCGAGCGCGAGCTCGCGCGCCGCCTCGTGGAGCGGTACGACACCGCGCTGGCCACCCGCACGTCGGGCCAGACAGTCGAGGGCATCGACCACGAGCTGGTGCGCCGCGTCGCGACGTGGGAGCGCGAGGACACCACCGACAACACCTCGGGCGAGAACGTCTTCGGGATGATGCGCCGCATCGGCCAGGCCAAGGCCGGGCTCGCCGCCGACTACGCCGCCCAGCTCGCGCGCAACGTGGGCAAGGTGGTGTTCTTCGCCAAGCACGTCGACGTGATGGACGTCGCCGAGGACACCTTCGCCCGCCGCGGGATCCGGTACTCCTCCATCCGCGGCGACCAGACCTCCCAGGCCCGGCAGCGCAACATCGACGCGTTCGTCAACGACCCCGAGGTCGAGATCGTCGTCTGCTCGCTGACCGCGGCCGGCGTCGGGCTCAACCTGCAGGTCGCCTCCAACCTGGTGCTGGCCGAGCTGTCGTGGACCGACGCCGAGCAGACCCAGGCGATCGACCGCATCCACCGCATCGGGCAGGAGGAGCCGGTCACCGCCTGGCGGATCATCGCCGCGCAGACCCTCGACACCCGGATCGCCGAGCTCATCGACAGCAAGGCCGGCCTCGCCGCCCGCGCGCTCGACGGGTCCGACACCGAGCTGCCCAACAGCGCCGACATCCAGCTCGAGGCCCTGGTCGCGATGCTGACCGACGCGCTGGTCAAGCGCGGGGACGCCGCCTGATGCGGACCGGCCGGCGGCGTCGTACGACGGGCGCGGGCGCCGTGGCGGTGCTCGCGGCGCTGGCCCTGGCCGGCTGCTCCTCCGAGCCCGAGCCGCTGCCGGTCGGGCCGGACGGGTCGGGCGCCTACCGGTCGGCCGAGCGGATCACCGCGACGCTGCCGACGCCCGACGGCGACGGACCCGCGCTCGGCCGCGCCGAGATCGCGCCGTCCGGCGACGGCGTGCGGCTCGAGGTGCGGGTCAAGGAGGCCGACACCGGCACCTGGACCGTCGCGCTGCTGCCGGGCACGACCTGCGACGAGCAGGCGGAGGCCGGCCAGGACGAGCAGGGCGCCGGCCTGCCCGACCTCCCCGACCTCGAGGTGGGGGAGACCGGCTCGGGCCTGCTGGACGCCGAGCTGGACCTGACCATGGCGGACCTCGAGGACGGCGCAGCCCTGGTCGTCGACGGGCCCGGGGGCACCAGCTGCGGGAACCTCGCGGACTACTGATCCGCCGGTGCGCAGCGGTGCCGGCGGGTACCGGACCGGGCATGACCACCGAACCGCTGACCCCCGAGCCCCTGACCGACCCCGATCCCGACATCGTGCCGAGCACCGACCCGGCCACCTCGCCGATCCCCACGCCCGACACCCCGCCGACGGAGCCGTCCCCCGCGGGTGCCTGACCGCCCGCCGCCGCGGCGGGCTTGACCTGGGACGATGCGGGCGTGAACGCGCCCGTCGACCCCTCCCCGCCCCTCGCGCGGGTGCTGCTGGGGCTGCTGGTCCTGGCGGTGACCCTGGTGCTGCTCGGCGCCCCGGTGTGGGCGTTCATGCACGGCTCGGCCTCCGGGTGGACCGACGAGCGCACGGTCCTCGCCCGGGTCGCCGCCGGTGCCGAGTGCCGCACCGGGCCGCCGCCGGGGGACCCACGCACCTGCGACGCGACGTGGCGGGACGGCGACGCGGTCGTCGAGGGCGAGGTGAGCGACCGGTACGGCGGGCCGGAGCCGCGCGCCGGCGAGGACGTCGAGGCCCGCGTCGTGGGCGACGGCCTGGCCTTCACCGGCTACCAGGGAGCGCTGCTCGGCTGGGGCCTCGCCGCGCCGTACCTCGCGGTCGGCGGGCTGGCGCTCGGCGCGCTGGCGGTGGCCGGACTGGTGCGGATCGACCCGCGCTGGGCCGCCCCCGGTGGGAGCCGGCCGGGGCGGCCCCCGGCCGAGACGGTCAGAACAGCCCGCGCGACCCCAGGAACCGGTCGACGGAGATCCGCAGCGCCACCCGCTCGGCGTTCTCGCGCGGCTGGCGGTAGCGGCCGGCATACCGCTCGACGGCGCGCGCCACGTCGCCGGCGTCGGAGGTGACCACGGCCGTCCCCTCGAGCGTCGACCAGCGGGCCCCGTCGACCTGGCACACCGCGACCGGACCGGGGGCGGCGAGCAGGTTGCGCACCTTGCGGGAGGTGCGCGAGGAGATCACCCAGGCGCACTGCTGCTCCGGGTCCAGCGCGCAGCCGACCGGGACGACGTGCGGGCGGCCGTCGGGCCGCAGCGTGGTGAGCGTGCACAGGTGCCGCTCGGTCCACATCTGTGCGAGCGGGGCGGGCAGGGACGACCAACCGGGCCGGAAGGAGCTCACGGACGGTGACGCTACCCGCCGGCGGGCGGGCACCCGTCCGGCCGGACCCAGCGCTGGACCCAGCGCTCGATCCGGCGCTAGATCCAGCGCTGGAACCAGATCCGGTCGAGCCACTCCGAGTGCGTGAGCAGCCCGTTGGTGTAGACCGGCCAGAACCAGGCGAAGTTCAGCAGCACCAGCACGACGAAGGAGCCCGAGAGCACCACGCCGACCGTCCGGCGTGGGGTCGGGACGCGCGAGGGCCCGACCAACCTGCCCATGGCGAGCACGATCGCGATCACGACGAACGGCAGCGAGAGCGAGACGTAGAACAGGAAGATCGGCCGGTCGTCGTACTGCAGCCAGGGCAGCCAGGTCGACGCCGTCCCCACCACGGCCACGCCCGCCCGCCAGTCCCGGGCGCCGACCCAGGTGGCGACGGCGACGAGCAGGGCGAGCAGCCCGCCCCACCACAGGACCGGGGTGCCCAGCAGCAGCACCTGGCGCAGGCAGTCGCTGCCCTCCGGTGCGTCGCAGCCCCGGGTGCCCGGCTCGATCCCGGTGTCGGCCGCGACGCCGACCGGCCGGTTCATCAGCAGCCAGCCCGACGGCTTCGAGGCGTAGGTGTGCGAGCTGCAGCTGAGGAAGTGGGTGTGGAAGGTGAACAGGTCCTGGTGGTAGCTCCACAGCGACCTCAGCGACTGCACGGCCTCGGCCGGGCCGGAGGCGTCGGGCTCGGTGGCGGTCGGCCAGCGCCTCCCCTCCGCCGGCGCCCCGTCGACGAACGAGTCGCCCTCGCACTGGCCGGTGCCGGAGTAGCGGGTGTACTGGGTGGAGGACAGGCTCTGCTCGTACTCCGGGGCGTGCACCAGCCAGCCGGTCCACGACGCGACGTACACGACCATCGCGACGAGCACCATCCACGCGAACGCCGGGACGCCGTCGACGAGCGCCGAGCGCAGGGTCGCCCGCCGCACGCCCGCCGCCCGGCGGGCCCCCGCGCTCCAGGCCCAGACCAGGATGCCGAAGGCGGCCAGGGGGTACGCCGCGGTCCACTTGGTGCCGAGCGCCAGGCCGAAGCAGACCCCGGCCCCGAGCAGCCAGGGCCGCCACAGCAGCCCGCGGACCGGGCCCCAGCCGCTGGCGACCGGGTCGGGGGCGAGCGCGGCCAGCCGGGCGCGGTACCAGTCCCGGTCGGCGACCACGCACGCGACGGCGCAGAGGGTGAAGAAGGCCAGGAAGATGTCGAGGAGCGCGAGCCGGGAGAGCACGAAGTGCAGCCCGTCCAGGCTCAGCAGCAGCCCGGCGGTCAGCCCGAGCACCGTGGAGCCGGTCATCCGCCGGACGAGCCGCACCATCACCAGCACCATCAGCGCGCCGACGACGGCGGAGGCGACCCGCCAGCCGAACGGGTCCATGCCGAAGAGCCGCTCGCCGAGCCCGATCAGCCACTTGCCCACCTCGGGGTGGACGATCATCGAGGGCTCGGACTCCCACAGGCCCTCGGTGGTCCCGGCGAGGATCTGCTCGTTGGCGTCGTCGACGTAGTCGCGGACGTAGCCGTGGTTGGCCAGCGACCAGGCGTCCTTGGCGTAGTACGTCTCGTCGAACTCGAACTCGCGCGGCTCGCCGAGGTTCCACAGCCGCAGGGCCAGCGCGACCAGCGCGAGCGCGATCGCCGCGGTCCACGAGACCACCGGGTCCTCGACCCGCGCCCGGACCGTCCTCGCCGCCGCCACGGGGCAGGACTCTACGGGGGAGGACACGACCGTCGGGGCGCTGACGGGCGGCTGCCATGATCGGCCCATGACCGGCGTCCTCGTCCTCGCCGCCACCCCCATCGGGCGGGTGGCCGACGCGCCGCCCCGGCTGGCCGAGGAGCTCGCGGGCGCCGACGTCGTCGCCGCCGAGGACACCCGGCGGCTCAAGCGGCTCACCTCCGACCTCGGCGTCACCGTCGGCGGCCGGGTGGTGTCGTACTTCGAGGGCAACGAGTCCGCCCGCACGCCGGTCCTGCTCGAGGCGCTGCTGAACGGCGACCGGGTGCTGCTCGTGACCGACGCCGGCATGCCGAGCGTCTCCGACCCCGGCTACCGCCTCGTCGCCGCGGCCGTCGAGCACGACGTGCACGTGACCGCCGTGCCCGGGCCCTCCGCGGTGCTGACCGCGCTGGCGGTCTCCGGGCTGCCGGTCGACCGGTTCTGCTTCGAGGGCTTCCTGCCGCGCAAGGCCGGCGAGCGGGCGCGGCGGCTCGCCGGGCTCGCCGCGGAGGAGCGGACGATGGTGTTCTTCGAGGCCCCCCACCGCACGGGGCCGGCGCTGGCCGCGATGGCCGAGGCGTTCGGCGAGGACCGGCCCGCCGCGGTGTGCCGCGAGCTGACCAAGACCCACGAGGAGGTACGCCGCGGCCCGCTCGCCGACCTCGTCGCGTGGGCGGCCGAGGGCGTGCGGGGCGAGGTGACCGTCGTCGTGCAGGGCGCGTCGCCGGTCGCCGAGGTGGGCACCGACCCGGCGAGCCTGCGGGCGGCCGTCGCCGAGCGCGAGGCCGCCGGCACCAGCCGCAAGGAGGCCATCGTCGAGGTGGCCCGCCTGGCCGGGGTGCCGAAGCGGGAGGTCTACGACCTGGTCCACCGGGGAGAGGGATGAGCATGAGCGCACGACTGGAGCGGTTCCACCACGAGGGCCTGACCTTCGACGTCCACGACAGCGGCCCGGAGGACGGCGACCCCGTCGTCCTGCTGCACGGCTTCCCCGAGCGCGCGACGTCGTGGCGGCACGTCGAGCCGCTGCTGCACGCGGCCGGCCTGCGGACCTACGCGCTGGACCAGCGCGGCTACTCCCCGGGCGCCCGGCCCGAGGGACGCAGGCACTACCGCACCGAGCTGCTCGCCGGCGACGTCGAGGCGCTGGTGCGCACGATCGGCCGCCCGGTGCACCTGGTCGGCCACGACTGGGGGGCGATCGTCGCCTGGACCGTCGCCGGTCTTCACCCCGACCTCATCCGGACGCTGACCGCCGTCTCGGTCCCGCACCCCGCGGCGTTCCGTCGCTCGATGACCTCCTCGCCGCAGGCCCTGCGGTCCTGGTACATCGGGCTCTTCCAGGTGCCGCGCCTGCCCGAGCTGCTGCTGGGCCTCTCCGGCGGGCGCTTCCTGGAGCGGGCGATGATCGCGACCGGCATGTCGCGCGAGGACGTCTCGCGGGTCCAGGAGGAGGTCGTGGCGACCGGGGCGCTGCCGCACGCGCTCGGCTACTACCGGGCGCTCCCGCTCTCGGACCGCTCGGTCCTCGGCCGCACCGTCCGGGTCCCTACGACGCTGGTGTGGAGCAGCGGCGACACCGCGCTGGACCGCCGCGGCGCCGAGCTGACCGGCGAGCACGTCGACGCGCCGTACGAGCTGGTCGTGCTCGAGGGGGTCAGCCACTGGATCCCGACGCACGCGCCCGAGGCGCTGGCCGAGGCGGTCCTCGAGCGGGTGGCCGGCACGTGAGCGGGCGGCCCTCGGACCGCCCGCCCGTCCCCGACCCGCTCCCGGCGCCTGTCGTCGACAACCACTGCCACCTCGACATCACCCGGGGCGAGGCCCCGGACGGCCCGGGCGCGCAGGTCGACGTGGCCCCCGCGATCGCCGCCGCCGCGGCGGTCGGCGTGCCCCGGATCGTCCAGATCGGCTGCGACCTGCCCGGCGCCCGGTGGGCGGTCGAGGCGGCGGCGACGTACGACGCGCTCGTCGCCGGGGTCGCGCTGCACCCCAACGAGGCGCCGCGGCTGGTGGCGCAGGGCACCGACCTCGACACCGCGATGGCCGAGATCGAGGCGTTGGCCGGTGCTCACCCGAAGGTGCGGGCGGTGGGGGAGACCGGTCTCGACCACTTCCGGACCGGCGAGGAGGGGCGCGCGGTGCAGGTGGAGTCGTTCCGCCGGCACATCGACCTGGCCAAGCGGCTGGACAAGACCCTCGTCATCCACGACCGCGACGCCCACGAGGACGTGCTGCGCGTCCTCGACGAGGAGGGCGCGCCCGAGCGCTGGGTGATGCACTGCTTCTCCGGCGACGCCGCCTTCGCGCGCGCCTGCCTGGACCGCGGGGCCTACCTCTCCTTCGCGGGCACCGTGACGTTCAGGAACGCCCAGCCGCTGCGCGACGCGCTGGTCGTGACCCCGCGCGACCGGGTGCTCGTGGAGACCGACGCGCCGTACCTCACCCCGCACCCGCACCGCGGCCAGGTGAACGCCTCCTACCTCGTCCCGCTCACCGTCAGAGCGATGGCGGAGGTCCGCGGGGACGACCTCGAGGACCTCTGCGTGGCCATCGACGCCTCGACCGAGGAGGCCTTCGGAGGGCCCTGGTGACCCGGTCGGGCCGCCCCTGAGAGCCCTGATCAATGCACTGAGAGCCTGCCCACAACGGTGGACGAGGGTTTGCGATCGTCTCTCCGGCCTGTTGTGCTGGAGCACTGATGGCCGGGATCGGGACGATCACGCCAGTGCGCGAGGCGCGGACGACCATGGGTGGGGAAGCCCTCGGACGCAGTCGACTCGGGCCTGTCGCGAGCCGCTGGAAGGCGCTCGCGCGGGACGCACGGCAACCCGAGACCCGGGGAGTACGACGTTCGGAGAATCGTGCGCAGCAAGATCGCACACTGGGTGGCCCGGTCCAGCCGCAGCCGCCCCGTGATGGTGGCCCTGGCCGCCGTCGTCGCCCTGGCAGTCGCCGGGACCACCCTGGGCTACTCGGCCCTCAGCAAGTCCGTGACCCTCAGCCTCGACGGTGAGTCCTCGGACGTCAGCTCGATGGCAGCGACCGTCGGCGACGTCCTGGAGGACCAGGGCGTCGAGGTCGGCGAGCGCGACGAGGTCGCGCCCAGCCTCGACGAGGAGGTCAGCGACGGGATGGAGATCTCGGTCCGCTTCGCCCGGCCGGTCGAGCTGACCGTCGACGGCGACACCTCCACCCACTGGGTCACCGCCACCGAGGTGTCCGGTGCCCTCGGCCAGATCGGCCGCAGCTTCGACGGCGCCGACCTGTCGGCCAGCCGTGGCGGGTCGATCGACCGCGAGGGCCTGGC
This window harbors:
- a CDS encoding response regulator transcription factor, which gives rise to MSSARRRVLVVEDDPVINQALADRLTAEGYDVVRAVDGPGGVAAYAEHAPDLVVLDLMLPGFDGHEVCRRIQADRPVPVLMLTARAEEADVLVGLAVGADDYLTKPFRMRELVARVAALLRRVERAGELAGRRALEVGDLRVDAPARRVWRGQEEVRLTPTEFDLLLCLAATPGAVVTRERLLAEVWGWGGASGTRTVDSHVKGLRAKIGADRVRTVHGVGYALETAPDGAS
- a CDS encoding DUF4153 domain-containing protein, which gives rise to MTPQPLAPVGSIKVKLGLLVAASVLVAATVATLGRAAGVPAWLGIPVTVALALAVTQLLAVGMTSPLRQMTAAARRMATGDHAVRVAETSRDEVGELARAFNTMARELASVDRQRRELVANVSHELRTPLTGLRAVLENLVDGVGPADPAALQAALDQAERTSGLVEDLLDLARVDAGRAPLTPQPVRLAGLLADAVAEAKVLGRPVSYDVRVEPADLVVAADPARLRQLVANLLDNASRHSPAGAKVRVSGVQAGERYLLEVADEGPGVPTTDRERVFERFGTLGGAGDGTGGTGLGLAIARWVSDLHGGTIGFVDPEADRSGARVRVDLPLAPRERVTVTAPSSPAPGGEPPEQPAEEPAEEPAEEPAEGPDPADRPVAPPGLLDELFAGFWPARAVPPRVGLLAGAVATGVLAAALLPDRGLGLGTFLVLLAAGGVLVAASPHRREPWTAACAALSLLLAATALLRDAEWLVVLCLLAGVATALCGATRARTAAGIVLSGLAWPLAGLRGLPWLGRTVGTLTGLGRGAAVLRTVVWSVLGLVVFGALLVSADALLARWADAVVPDLTSDLLVARVFLTVAVGGVVLAAAYLALDPPRVDRTERGPRPVARRFEWLAPVLVVIGVFAVFLAAQATVVLAGHDHLRRTTGLTYAEYVHQGFGQLTVATALTLLVVWAAARKAPRATPADRAWLRGALGLLCLETLVVVASALYRMHLYQEAYGFTRLRLLVDVVEGWLGLLVLAVLLACLVGRRTTWFPRFALVSGVVALLGLAAVNPDAWVAEHNLERYADTGRLDPAYLQGLSDDAVPALVDRSADLPDDLRAGVLAGRERTGQDGDVWEWNLGRSRADDALAGATLTEPAAGCASRTTVD
- a CDS encoding ChaB family protein, coding for MPAKEELPSTIQRSPKKAQRTWSKAHDSAVDEYGEGERAHRTAFAALKHSFEKVGDHWEAKDGKGPSDKQASKSGGSAREGGGTAEGVDANASKKHLMDLAKKLDISGRSTMKKDELVEAIKKANRKETRKSRS
- a CDS encoding DEAD/DEAH box helicase, with protein sequence MARGGQRRTGAPRNAPRRRARELDNEGLIPVLARAVREVEASAQRGTVSPSARTKFQVVALLAREERSRVKADTEQTEAQKAEQLKRLDGIGTILAKTTARDTSLLSLLAEDAQVSDSAHELKLRMLRAAGMEPDPEPEPEAEEALVGTPVTERRVVPQSVIARQLANPFLAPDFSVAEARASHPRRLATWELLGPLFRSFEYGGAGAVSCMPLPDPEEVKVPGDRELMPHQAQLVAAAAKGHRTFLLADEPGLGKTAQALLAAQAAEAFPLLVVVPNVVKTNWAREAGLWVPNRPVTVIHGDGANVDGFADIVVVNYEVLDRHVGWLGDFGFRGMVVDEAHFIKNKTSQRSQHVLQLSDRIRQRIGRPLMMALTGTPLINDIEDFRAIWQFLGWIDDKRPLGRLMDALEDTGLTPADPPFYPAARRCVIDMGIVRRRKVDVAADIPARRVADLPVELDDEAGRSIRAAERELARRLVERYDTALATRTSGQTVEGIDHELVRRVATWEREDTTDNTSGENVFGMMRRIGQAKAGLAADYAAQLARNVGKVVFFAKHVDVMDVAEDTFARRGIRYSSIRGDQTSQARQRNIDAFVNDPEVEIVVCSLTAAGVGLNLQVASNLVLAELSWTDAEQTQAIDRIHRIGQEEPVTAWRIIAAQTLDTRIAELIDSKAGLAARALDGSDTELPNSADIQLEALVAMLTDALVKRGDAA
- a CDS encoding pyridoxamine 5'-phosphate oxidase family protein, yielding MSSFRPGWSSLPAPLAQMWTERHLCTLTTLRPDGRPHVVPVGCALDPEQQCAWVISSRTSRKVRNLLAAPGPVAVCQVDGARWSTLEGTAVVTSDAGDVARAVERYAGRYRQPRENAERVALRISVDRFLGSRGLF
- a CDS encoding dolichyl-phosphate-mannose--protein mannosyltransferase; the protein is MAAARTVRARVEDPVVSWTAAIALALVALALRLWNLGEPREFEFDETYYAKDAWSLANHGYVRDYVDDANEQILAGTTEGLWESEPSMIVHPEVGKWLIGLGERLFGMDPFGWRVASAVVGALMVLVMVRLVRRMTGSTVLGLTAGLLLSLDGLHFVLSRLALLDIFLAFFTLCAVACVVADRDWYRARLAALAPDPVASGWGPVRGLLWRPWLLGAGVCFGLALGTKWTAAYPLAAFGILVWAWSAGARRAAGVRRATLRSALVDGVPAFAWMVLVAMVVYVASWTGWLVHAPEYEQSLSSTQYTRYSGTGQCEGDSFVDGAPAEGRRWPTATEPDASGPAEAVQSLRSLWSYHQDLFTFHTHFLSCSSHTYASKPSGWLLMNRPVGVAADTGIEPGTRGCDAPEGSDCLRQVLLLGTPVLWWGGLLALLVAVATWVGARDWRAGVAVVGTASTWLPWLQYDDRPIFLFYVSLSLPFVVIAIVLAMGRLVGPSRVPTPRRTVGVVLSGSFVVLVLLNFAWFWPVYTNGLLTHSEWLDRIWFQRWI